In Diceros bicornis minor isolate mBicDic1 chromosome 23, mDicBic1.mat.cur, whole genome shotgun sequence, a single genomic region encodes these proteins:
- the LOC131420437 gene encoding NADH dehydrogenase [ubiquinone] flavoprotein 3, mitochondrial-like, giving the protein MAALFLLRQGRAGALKTMLLEAQVFRGLASTVSLSAESGKSEKGQPPNPKKQSPPKKPTQAAAPAEPFDTTTYKNLQHHDYTTYTFLDLNLELSKFRMPQPSSGRESPQH; this is encoded by the coding sequence ATGGCAGCTCTGTTTCTGCTGCGGCAAGGACGAGCCGGGGCGCTGAAGACTATGCTCCTAGAAGCACAGGTGTTTCGAGGACTTGCTTCTACAGTTTCTCTCTCTGCAGAATCAGGAAAGAGTGAAAAGGGACAGCCACCGAATCCCAAGAAGCAGAGTCCACCAAAAAAGCCCACACAAGCTGCCGCGCCTGCCGAGCCATTTGACACCACCACCTACAAGAATCTCCAGCATCATGACTACACCACATACACCTTCTTAGACCTCAACCTGGAACTCTCGAAGTTCAGGATGCCTCAGCCCTCTTCAGGACGAGAGTCACCTCAACACTGA